One part of the Humulus lupulus chromosome 9, drHumLupu1.1, whole genome shotgun sequence genome encodes these proteins:
- the LOC133801114 gene encoding putative serine/threonine-protein kinase: MGWGCFGELNWCRGTRSESGEPQTPGISTNNVRQFSYNSLRSATRDFHPSNRIGGGGYGVVHRGVLRDGTQVAIKSLSAESKQGTHEFLTEINMISRIQHPNLVKLVGCCAEGNSRILVYEYLENNSLATSLLGSKSKHVFLDWATRAEICVETAIGLAFLHEEAEPHIVHRDIKASNILLDGNFHPKIGDFGLAKLFPDNVTHVSTRVAGTIGYLAPEYALLGQLTKKADVYSFGVLLLEIISGRSSSKAAFGEELLILVEWTWKLREEGRLLDIVDPELTEYAEDEVIRFIKVALFCTQAVSHQRPAMKQVVEMLSKQVHLNEKALTEPGVYKAHGSRRGSRGASSEETSSSQAEKGKHPMTTLKIQSQYDDPDSMTQLSPR; this comes from the exons ATGGGTTGGGGTTGCTTTGGTGAATTGAATTGGTGTAGAGGCACAAGGAGTGAATCTGGGGAGCCACAGACTCCAG GGATTTCTACCAACAATGTAAGGCAATTTTCTTATAATTCCTTGAGATCAGCAACAAGGGATTTCCATCCTTCAAATAGAATAGGTGGAGGAGGTTATGGAGTTGTTCATAGG GGAGTGCTAAGAGATGGTACTCAAGTTGCCATCAAGTCCCTTTCTGCAGAATCTAAGCAAGGAACACATGAATTTTTGACAGAAATTAACATGATATCTAGAATACAACATCCGAACCTTGTTAAGCTTGTTGGCTGCTGCGCTGAGGGGAATTCTCGAATATTGGTATATGAATATTTGGAGAACAACAGTCTTGCCACTTCTTTGCTTG GTTCCAAAAGCAAACATGTTTTTCTGGATTGGGCAACGAGAGCTGAGATTTGCGTGGAAACAGCAATTGGTCTGGCTTTTCTTCATGAGGAAGCTGAACCTCATATTGTCCATAGAGATATTAAGGCTAGCAATATACTTCTTGATGGGAATTTTCATCCAAAGATTGGAGATTTCGGGCTTGCAAAACTCTTTCCAGACAATGTCACTCATGTTAGTACTCGAGTGGCAGGAACCAT AGGTTATCTAGCACCGGAATATGCACTCTTAGGACAGCTTACGAAGAAAGCTGATGTATACAGTTTTGGGGTGTTGCTGCTTGAAATAATTAGTGGCAGAAGTAGTAGTAAGGCAGCATTTGGAGAGGAATTGTTGATTTTGGTGGAATGG ACATGGAAGCTTAGAGAAGAAGGAAGACTTCTTGATATTGTTGATCCAGAACTGACTGAATACGCAGAGGATGAGGTGATACGCTTTATTAAGGTTGCATTGTTTTGCACACAAGCAGTTTCTCACCAAAGACCAGCCATGAAACAAGTAGTGGAAATGCTTTCAAAACAAGTCCACCTCaatgagaaggcactcacagagCCTGGTGTGTACAAAGCTCATGGTTCACGGCGGGGCTCGAGGGGAGCCAGTTCGGAGGAAACATCCTCATCTCAAGCAGAGAAAGGCAAGCATCCAATGACTACTCTGAAGATTCAGAGCCAGTATGATGACCCTGATTCTATGACTCAATTGTCTCCTAGGTGA